A window of the Pedobacter frigiditerrae genome harbors these coding sequences:
- a CDS encoding sensor histidine kinase, with translation MAAISFVIQYKNKKKESITQLQQQHVLHQKELLATQIEIQTQTMQHIGREIHDNVGQKLTLASLYTQQLAFENEALPISNKITGIGELINDALSELRHLSKSLTDDHIDTNDISILLKEEFAKIEVLKKYKLNLKVDFESIPLNYQAKSLLLRVVQEFIQNSIKHASCKTISATLVKNGKQLTLTLNDDGKGFNAEKLAEKGIGLSNIKKRIALIGGSYYMESKEGDGTKLTIEISI, from the coding sequence GTGGCAGCTATTTCCTTTGTTATTCAATATAAAAACAAAAAAAAAGAAAGTATTACTCAATTACAGCAGCAACATGTCTTACATCAAAAAGAATTGTTAGCTACACAAATAGAAATACAAACCCAAACCATGCAACACATTGGTCGAGAAATACATGACAATGTAGGTCAGAAACTTACGCTAGCGAGTTTATATACCCAACAATTAGCTTTCGAAAATGAAGCTTTACCGATAAGTAATAAAATTACTGGAATTGGAGAGCTTATAAATGATGCTTTGTCAGAGTTAAGGCACTTATCTAAATCTTTAACCGATGATCATATTGACACAAACGACATTTCTATTTTATTGAAAGAAGAGTTTGCTAAAATTGAAGTCTTAAAAAAATACAAACTTAATTTGAAGGTCGATTTTGAATCGATACCATTAAATTATCAAGCTAAAAGCTTATTATTAAGAGTTGTGCAAGAGTTTATCCAAAATAGCATTAAACATGCTTCTTGTAAAACAATTTCGGCAACTTTAGTTAAAAACGGCAAGCAATTAACATTAACTTTAAATGATGATGGTAAAGGTTTTAATGCTGAAAAACTGGCGGAAAAAGGTATTGGTTTAAGCAACATAAAAAAAAGAATAGCTTTAATTGGCGGTAGTTATTATATGGAAAGTAAAGAAGGGGATGGAACAAAATTAACCATTGAAATTTCGATATAA
- a CDS encoding DNA polymerase III subunit gamma/tau, translating to MENFIVSARKYRPATFETVVGQQHITGTLQNAIKNNQLAQAFLFCGPRGVGKTTCARILAKTINCTNLSAETEACGTCESCVSFQTGHSFNFHELDAASNNSVDDIRSLIEQVRIPPQAGKYKIYIIDEVHMLSANAFNAFLKTLEEPPSYAIFILATTEKHKILPTILSRCQIFDFNRIQVEDIAGHLNKIAVRENITVDNDGLHILAQKADGGLRDALSMFDQIVSYTNRNITYKAVIDNLNILDYDYYFKLTDFLCNGDVSQTLLLFNEILNNGFDGNNFINGLASHFRNLLVAKDAQTVQLLEVSETIKQKYLAQSKSADLGFILTALNLANQCDLVYKNSKNQRLQVELSLIKMCHIPSVIQLANQPTATDLDQDKKKTLIKSVEAERPKTKDQSEEQTAVGKSESPKVENASVADLKDFVEREALQDLPDHLDIPLPTKAPEPNRPITLPKQSTGSIKIQPLSTNKVASLIPSLTDLERIATGDEDKGPKYISSNEKEAFTDEQFLELWKVYTQKAKDADKIHLYTLMNNDPIINGTEITVLVENLALESTLQDEKVELLNFLRSALKNFDLQIVSKKAENLSKKRIYTNKDKYAYMVEKNPQIEEMRRRFNLDINP from the coding sequence ATGGAAAATTTTATTGTTTCGGCACGTAAATATCGTCCAGCTACGTTTGAAACCGTAGTTGGACAGCAGCATATTACGGGTACTTTACAAAATGCCATTAAAAACAACCAACTGGCTCAGGCATTTTTGTTTTGCGGTCCGCGTGGCGTGGGTAAAACTACTTGTGCTCGTATCCTAGCAAAAACAATTAACTGTACCAATCTTTCTGCAGAAACTGAAGCTTGCGGAACTTGCGAAAGTTGTGTTTCATTTCAAACAGGACATTCATTTAACTTCCACGAATTAGATGCGGCATCAAACAACTCCGTTGATGACATCAGGAGCTTAATTGAGCAAGTTCGAATACCACCACAAGCAGGAAAATACAAAATCTACATCATAGATGAGGTTCACATGCTTTCGGCGAATGCATTTAACGCATTTCTTAAAACATTAGAAGAACCACCTTCTTATGCTATTTTCATATTAGCAACTACTGAGAAACATAAGATTTTGCCAACCATTTTATCTCGTTGTCAGATTTTTGATTTCAATAGAATACAAGTTGAAGACATTGCTGGTCACTTAAATAAAATTGCCGTTCGTGAAAACATTACTGTTGATAACGATGGTTTGCACATCCTTGCGCAAAAAGCAGATGGTGGTTTACGTGATGCGCTTTCAATGTTCGACCAAATTGTAAGTTATACCAATAGAAACATAACTTATAAAGCGGTAATTGATAACCTTAACATTTTAGATTACGATTATTATTTTAAGCTAACTGATTTTTTATGCAATGGCGATGTGAGCCAGACATTACTTTTATTTAATGAGATTTTAAATAATGGTTTTGATGGCAATAACTTCATCAATGGTTTGGCTAGTCACTTTAGAAATTTACTGGTTGCTAAAGATGCACAAACTGTACAATTGTTAGAAGTTAGTGAAACCATTAAGCAAAAATACTTGGCCCAAAGTAAATCTGCAGATTTAGGGTTTATCTTAACTGCTTTGAACTTAGCTAACCAGTGCGATTTAGTTTATAAAAACAGCAAAAATCAACGGTTGCAAGTGGAACTGTCGCTCATCAAAATGTGCCACATTCCTTCGGTAATCCAACTTGCAAACCAACCTACAGCAACTGACTTAGATCAGGATAAAAAAAAAACTTTAATTAAAAGTGTAGAAGCTGAAAGACCAAAGACCAAAGACCAAAGCGAAGAGCAAACAGCAGTCGGAAAGTCTGAAAGTCCGAAAGTTGAAAATGCTAGCGTAGCTGACCTTAAAGACTTTGTAGAAAGAGAAGCACTGCAGGATTTACCTGACCATTTAGATATTCCTTTACCTACAAAAGCACCAGAACCGAATAGGCCGATTACCTTGCCTAAGCAATCTACAGGTTCAATTAAAATACAGCCGTTAAGCACTAATAAGGTTGCTTCTTTAATTCCCTCGCTCACAGATTTAGAGCGTATTGCCACAGGCGATGAAGATAAAGGTCCAAAATACATTTCGAGCAACGAAAAAGAAGCTTTTACTGATGAGCAGTTTTTAGAGCTTTGGAAAGTTTACACTCAAAAAGCAAAGGATGCGGATAAGATTCATTTGTACACCTTAATGAATAACGACCCAATAATTAATGGGACCGAAATTACTGTGTTGGTAGAAAATTTAGCTTTAGAAAGCACCTTGCAGGATGAAAAAGTTGAATTGTTAAATTTTCTTCGCTCTGCGTTAAAGAATTTCGATTTACAAATCGTTTCTAAAAAAGCCGAAAACCTATCTAAAAAAAGAATTTATACCAATAAGGATAAATACGCTTATATGGTAGAAAAAAACCCACAGATAGAAGAAATGCGCAGAAGGTTTAACTTGGATATCAATCCTTAA
- a CDS encoding AraC family transcriptional regulator, which yields MKKIRPSFEIVEPSFGSSFSYSKYVENANNKAHLWHYHPEIEMVFVNGGSGKRQIGSHISYYTEGDLILIGTNLPHCGFTDETTGNKNEVVIQMKPDFLGTDFLSLKETKGIANLFEKAKYGIAFGKDTMKLVGPTLEKMNSLWSFEKLLALLSVLRELEQASDYTLLNAQNFSLEMQVQDNDRINMVFNYVKDHFLEEISLDDIAEMASMTVPSFCRYFKKITKKTFTRFVNEYRIVHASKLLAEKPISIANISYESGFHNFSHFNKLFKEFTGKSASEYRKELKSIIK from the coding sequence ATGAAAAAGATACGTCCGAGTTTCGAAATTGTTGAACCTTCTTTTGGGAGTTCTTTCTCTTACTCTAAATATGTAGAGAATGCCAACAACAAGGCACACCTATGGCATTATCATCCAGAAATCGAGATGGTGTTTGTAAATGGAGGCTCAGGCAAGCGACAAATCGGAAGCCATATTTCTTATTACACCGAAGGTGATTTAATTTTAATAGGTACTAATTTACCACATTGCGGTTTTACGGATGAAACCACTGGCAACAAAAATGAGGTTGTAATACAGATGAAGCCCGATTTTCTGGGTACAGACTTTTTATCACTTAAAGAAACCAAGGGCATCGCCAACTTATTCGAAAAAGCTAAATACGGTATTGCCTTCGGCAAAGACACCATGAAACTCGTTGGACCAACTTTAGAAAAAATGAATAGTTTATGGTCGTTCGAGAAATTACTGGCACTATTAAGTGTTTTACGAGAACTTGAACAGGCTTCAGACTATACCTTGTTAAATGCACAGAATTTCTCGCTAGAAATGCAAGTTCAAGACAATGACAGGATTAATATGGTTTTTAACTATGTTAAGGACCATTTTTTAGAAGAAATTAGTTTAGATGACATTGCAGAAATGGCTAGCATGACAGTTCCTTCTTTTTGCAGGTATTTTAAAAAGATTACCAAAAAGACATTTACAAGGTTTGTGAATGAGTATAGAATTGTTCATGCTTCTAAACTACTGGCAGAAAAACCCATCAGCATAGCTAACATTAGTTACGAAAGTGGTTTTCATAATTTCAGCCATTTTAATAAGTTATTTAAAGAGTTTACTGGCAAAAGTGCTTCGGAATATAGGAAGGAACTGAAATCGATAATAAAGTAG